The following are encoded together in the Populus trichocarpa isolate Nisqually-1 chromosome 5, P.trichocarpa_v4.1, whole genome shotgun sequence genome:
- the LOC18098472 gene encoding glutamate--tRNA ligase, cytoplasmic, translating to MEIKDFCFGADSTPPLSVIAAAKVASLTLPPPSTVTNASASASLPTFLFSNGLKLQGTYVLLRYIGRVANLYGQDPFESSQIDQWLEYTPVLSVGSEFENACNYIDNYLQTRTFLVGYCLSIADIAIWSGLAGTGLRWESCRKSKKFPNIVRWFNSIFDEYSEALNEVMSTYVGKKGSVKPAAAKPKGQQVVGGDNPEKGKASSKPSSEVDLPEAEIGKVCLRFAPEPSGYLHIGHSKAALLNQYFAQRYQGRMIVRFDDTNPSKESNEFVDNLLKDIETLGIKYETITHTSDYFPQLMEMAENLIRQGKAYVDDTPREQMQKERMDGIESKCRSNSVVENLKLWKEMIAGSERGLQCCVRGKLDMQDPNKSLRDPVYYRCNPVPHHRIGSKYKIYPTYDFACPFVDSVEGITHALRSSEYHDRNAQYDRIQADMGLRKVHLYEFSRLNMVYTILSKRHLRWFVENGKVDGWDDARFPTVQGIVRRGLKVEALVQFILEQGASKNLNLMEWDKLWTINKKIIDPVCPRHTAVIEEHRVPLTLTDGPKQPFVRIIPRHKKHEGAGEKATTYTNRIWIDHADAELISVNEEITLMDWGNAIVKEIEKDQNGNVTRLSGVLHLEGSVKTTKLKLTWLPDTSELVNLTLVDFDYLITKKKLEEGESFQDVLNPFTKKETAAHGDSNMRNLKRGEILQLERKGYFRCDVPFVRPSKPIVLFAIPDGRQATSLK from the exons ATGGAGATAAAAGACTTTTGTTTTGGAGCCGATAGCACTCCTCCATTGTCTGTCATCGCAGCCGCCAAGGTTGCGTCTCTCACTCTTCCTCCTCCCTCCACTGTTACAaatgcttctgcttctgcttctctTCCTACTTTCCTCTTCTCTAATGG GCTGAAATTGCAAGGAACCTATGTGCTTCTCCGATACATTGGCCGCGTTGCCAATCTATATGGTCAGGACCCATTTGAATCTAGCCAG ATTGATCAGTGGCTCGAATACACCCCTGTCTTGTCTGTAGGCTCTGAATTCGAGAATGCCTGCAACTATATTGACAATTATCTGCAAACTCGTACTTTTCTCGTGGGCTACTGTTTGTCTATTGCAGACATTGCGATCTGGTCCGGTCTTGCAG GAACTGGGCTGAGATGGGAGAGTTGTAGGAAGTCTAAGAAGTTCCCGAACATAGTACGCTGgttcaattcaatatttgatgaGTATAGCGAAGCTTTGAATGAAGTCATGTCAACATATGTTGGCAAAAAGGGCTCAGTAAAGCCTGCAGCAGCTAAACCAAAAGGGCAACAGGTTGTCGGTGGGGATAACCCAGAAAAGGGAAAAGCAAGCAGCAAACCTTCATCTGAAGTAGATCTTCCAGAAGCTGAAATTGGAAAGGTGTGTCTGCGATTTGCTCCTGAACCTAGTGGCTATCTTCACATTGGGCACTCAAAAGCAGCTCTACTCAACCAGTATTTTGCTCAAAGGTACCAAGGTCGAATGATAGTTCGCTTCGATGATACAAATCCATCAAAGGAAAGCAATGAATTTGTTGacaatcttttaaaagatatcGAGACATTGGGTATCAAATATGAAACCATCACACATACATCTGATTACTTTCCCCAGCTGATGGAAATGGCTGAAAATTTGATCCGCCAGGGTAAAGCTTATGTTGACGATACACCACGCGAGCAAAtgcagaaagaaagaatggaTGGCATTGAATCAAAATGTAGGAGCAACAGTGTAGTGGAGAATCTGAAACTGTGGAAGGAAATGATTGCAGGATCAGAGAGAGGATTACAGTGCTGTGTCCGAGGGAAGTTAGACATGCAAGACCCAAACAAGTCTCTTCGAGATCCAGTCTACTATCGTTGCAATCCTGTTCCTCACCATCGGATTGGGTCCAAATACAAGATATACCCAACATATGATTTTGCATGTCCATTTGTTGATTCTGTAGAAGGTATAACTCATGCACTCCGATCGAGTGAGTATCATGATCGAAATGCTCAATATGATAGGATTCAAGCAGATATGGGACTGCGAAAGGTTCACCTTTATGAATTTAGCCGGTTGAATATGGTCTACACAATTCTCAGCAAGCGTCATCTTCGTTGGTTCGTTGAAAATGGAAAGGTGGATGGATGGGATGATGCTCGATTTCCAACTGTACAGGGAATTGTTCGCAGAGGTTTGAAAGTAGAGGCATTGGTGCAATTCATCCTTGAACAG GGGGCATCCAAAAATCTTAATCTCATGGAATGGGACAAACTCTGGACAATTAATAAGAAGATTATCGATCCTGTGTGTCCCAGGCATACTGCTGTCATTGAAGAACATAGGGTGCCATTAACCTTGACTGATGGTCCCAAGCAACCATTTGTTCGAATCATTCCAAGGCACAAGAAACATGAGGGTGCTGGAGAGAAGGCCACAACATACACAAATAGGATATGGATAGACCATGCAGATGCAGAGTTGATCTCTGTAAATGAAGAAATAACCTTAATGGATTGGGGAAATGCCATAGTGAAGGAAATTGAGAAGGACCAGAATGGAAACGTCACACGCTTGAGTGGGGTCTTGCATCTCGAAGGATCTGTCAAGACCACAAAGTTGAAGCTCACCTGGCTACCAGATACAAGTGAATTAGTTAACCTCACTCTTGTGGACTTTGACTATCTAATCACAAAGAAAAAG CTGGAGGAGGGAGAAAGTTTCCAAGATGTGCTTAACCCATTTACCAAGAAGGAGACTGCAGCTCATGGGGATTCAAACATGCGAAATTTGAAGCGTGGAGAGATATTGCAGTTGGAGAGGAAGGGCTACTTTAGATGTGATGTTCCTTTTGTCAGACCTTCGAAGCCCATAGTTCTGTTTGCAATTCCAGATGGCCGACAAGCAACCTCATTGAAGTAG